A portion of the Manihot esculenta cultivar AM560-2 chromosome 2, M.esculenta_v8, whole genome shotgun sequence genome contains these proteins:
- the LOC110606960 gene encoding rhamnogalacturonan I rhamnosyltransferase 1, with product MLKMYKPVNSIKEWEVKVKLLGDGKVDKLKNSVASRSPMKLWILRAITTALLWTCVIQLMAIGEMWGPRLLKGWPSCFSHPELKLPSVPAKVVLPPKRIYKNNGYLMVSCNGGLNQMRAAICDMVAIARYLNVTLIVPELDKTSFWNDPSEFQDIFDVHHFINSLRDEVRILKELPPRLKRRVESGMFYSLPPVSWSNISYYLHQILPLVQKYKVVHLNKTDARLANNGLPIAIQKLRCRVNFNALRFTSQIEQLGRRVVKLLRQKGPFLVLHLRYEMDMLAFSGCTRGCNSEEVEELTRMRYAYPWWKEKVINSEMKRKEGLCPLTPEETALVLSALGIDPNVQIYIAAGEIYGGKKRMKSLTATFPNLVRKETLLGPSDLKFFQNHSSQMAALDYLVSLEGDIFVPTYYGNMAKVVEGHRRFLGFKKTTLLDRKLLVGLIDEYNKGSLSWDEFSASVMEVHADRMGSPKTRVIIPAKPKEEDYFYANPCECLQLSDEN from the exons ATGTTAAAAATGTACAAGCCAGTGAACTCTATTAAAGAGTGGGAGGTGAAAGTGAAGCTTTTGGGAGATGGAAAGGTTGACAAGCTGAAGAACTCAGTGGCTTCAAGATCTCCAATGAAGCTGTGGATTTTAAGGGCGATCACAACCGCCTTGCTATGGACCTGTGTGATCCAACTGATGGCAATCGGAGAAATGTGGGGGCCAAGATTGTTGAAGGGTTGGCCTTCTTGTTTTAGTCATCCTGAACTCAAACTACCTTCTGTTCCCGCCAAAGTTGTTCTTCCTCCTAAGA GGATTTATAAGAATAATGGGTATCTTATGGTGTCCTGCAATGGAGGACTCAACCAAATGCGAGCAGCA ATTTGTGACATGGTTGCTATTGCTAGATATCTAAATGTAACTCTCATTGTTCCAGAATTGGATAAAACCTCATTTTGGAATGATCCAAG TGAGTTCCAAGACATATTTGATGTTCATCATTTCATCAATTCCTTGAGAGATGAGGTTCGCATATTGAAAGAGCTACCGCCTAGGCTAAAAAGACGAGTTGAATCGGGAATGTTCTACTCACTGCCACCAGTTAGTTGGTCAAACATATCTTACTACCTCCATCAG ATTCTACCTTTGGTGCAAAAGTATAAAGTTGTACATTTGAATAAAACTGATGCCCGTCTTGCTAACAACGGGCTACCTATTGCAATTCAAAAGTTGCGCTGCCGTGTAAATTTTAATGCTCTGAGATTTACATCACAGATAGAACAATTAGGTAGAAGGGTAGTCAAACTTTTAAGGCAGAAAGGCCCCTTCCTGGTCCTTCATCTCAGATATGAAATGGATATGTTGGCTTTCTCTGGTTGCACTCGAGGTTGTAACAGTGAAGAGGTTGAGGAACTGACAAGAATGAG ATATGCTTACCCCTGGTGGAAGGAAAAAGTTATAAATTCTgaaatgaaaaggaaagaagGTCTGTGTCCTTTGACCCCTGAGGAAACTGCTCTTGTGTTGAGTGCTCTGGGCATTGATCCTAATGTTCAAATTTATATTGCTGCCGGAGAAATATATGGTGGAAAAAAAAGAATGAAGAGTTTGACAGCAACATTCCCTAATTTG GTTAGGAAAGAAACTCTGCTGGGACCATCAGATCTGAAGTTTTTCCAGAACCACTCATCCCAAATGGCAGCATTGGATTATCTCGTCTCCCTGGAGGGTGACATATTTGTTCCTACGTATTACGGCAATATGGCTAAAGTTGTTGAAGGCCATCGCAG ATTTTTAGGATTCAAGAAGACTACTTTGTTGGACAGAAAACTTCTAGTTGGTTTAATAGATGAATATAACAAGGGATCATTGAGTTGGGATGAGTTCTCTGCCTCTGTGATGGAAGTTCATGCTGATCGTATGGGGAGTCCAAAGACACGGGTTATCATACCAGCAAAACCAAAGGAAGAAGATTATTTCTATGCCAATCCATGTGAGTGTTTGCAACTGTCAGATGAAAATTGA